The sequence below is a genomic window from Humulus lupulus chromosome 3, drHumLupu1.1, whole genome shotgun sequence.
GCAGGAAGATCTAGCAAACAAGAGTGAGATGCTTCTTCATTACAATCCAGTTCACAAAAAAGTGCCTGTTCTTGTTCATAAAGGTAGCCCTATTTCCGAGTCCCTAGTCATCCTCCAATACATCGATGAGTTTTGGAGCACTAATAACTACACAAACCTCTTGCCTAAAGATCCTTACGAAAGAGCCCTTATCCGATTCTGGGCTAATTTTTATGACCACAAGGTGACTTTATTAAATTTTCGTTTTCATTTTACTTTATTATACTGATTCTATGCTGATTTGACACCACGTATATTTACTTCAACATTTagataaaagaagagaaaaaaaattatgacaTGTTTGGAAAGTCTAAAAGAGTATGTTTTAACGTaactaaaaaaaaagagaaacatatcaaatatatatatatatatatatagtactatACTCACACATACATATATCAGCATATTAAACGAAGTTTACATAGTTTTTACTCAGACCAAAGTTTATACAGTTTGTATGTTTAATTCATATAGATAATATCAGCTATCTACACAATTTGTGAGTCCAAAATAGGGAATGAAAGAGAGAAAGCGGTGGAAGAGTTGAGCGAGTTGctgaaaatatttgaagaaggaATCCAGAGAGATTTTCCgagaaaattaccattttttgATAATGAAAATAACGTTAGCTTTCTTGGAATTGTTGTGAACTCTTATGCTTGCGTGTATCCTGCATTTCATGAAACTGTGGCTGTGATTATTTCGCCAGAAAAGAATCCAACATTTCTGTCGTGGGTGAATGCACTGAGGGAAAATCCTTTGGTCAAGGACACACTACCTGATCATCACAGATTAGTTCGCAGCCTCAACGCCTACCAAGCTCGTTTATCTTCATCTTCATGATTATGTCTTCTAATTAAGAATATAtgcatattttttaaatatgattcaTGATTTCTATTTTAGTCAACAATAATAGTTAACATTGGGATTGATATTGTTCAATATAATATATGGCGGTGACACATGTACTATATAATTTCTAGCACATGTATCTATCTTATAAATCTCTAGCTTTTTATTTGGTGGTCATTCCTTATTGTTATTTCTACACTCTTTCTtggtttgtttatatatatatatatatatatatatatatatatatatatacaacattAATTACGgcaaaaaaatatatctaaatttgaagttaatatagaaaaaaatatttacctgttggtgacttgctatactaagtcactatgttaccacatcatcataattattagtaccGGTAGTAAcaattgagaagtcttccatatatatatatactagctTCCGCTTCGTGTTATGCTCAAACTTCTTGACTTATATATGCACAATAtgcatgtttgtttagttttatttataaaatttattaattatttttattaaagttatattaatgtcatataaattttgaaataaatatcctattttaattaaataatttatttatttttgtttaagtttatgtttgttttaatttttaatttgagactgacaacaagagattatatactatatgtttaatgtaatattaaatattatacgtgattttaaatttaaatttcttactagcttttttttttaaattattgctaatacacagtagattatattatatgtttaatataatattattctaataagtgagtttaaattttatttaagttataaaacgtatgattttattatttttaaataattatcattgtaaaatatctcaaaaatgccatattttaatttgtttaattatttattattttaaaataattatcattgtaaaatatatgaaaaatattatattttaatttgtttaattatttattatttttaaataattatcattgtaaaatatctcaaaaatatcatatttaagtttttttaattatttattttattttaattaagtttaagtgtttacaaactaccgttaaatatgagaatattctgttaaatataaaaatattccattaaagttaacattaaaaaaataaaaaatcgttaaaaccaagaattttcgttatctacacacttattatatagaagacaTATATATAGTTTGGTTATACATGTTACACATTtagatattattaattatattattagggATAATAATTTGTATTCCATGTATTTAAAATATGCATACTATGAGTATTTGACAAAGTCAAGACATTAAGATTTCGTGCCATCTgatagacccaaaacgggtatgttttaaatatttatactcgtaagtgcacgaatcgtatttatagaatagtgttcgtgtaagcacgagatcgaacccaaaggagttgtctaaaattgaaaagaaaactattttaaatcaaaagtaataaattctaacctagttccaaagattgatgagatttttcgtataataaaaataaaataaaagacaataataaagatattaaagacaaatatataaacataaattaaaagtaaaaatcaagaaggtaaaataagattattaaggattagaatccacaaaatataagttaaataatatttataagtatattgattcctaagttttagtgatagttaaaataaatcaaactatcattttccaaatagatttattattttaagcacaaattacttctaaaaaggtaagatttttcttcacttttcaaaattataatttcaaagcatttagtgtaaatcaatctaatgaaataacaaataaatcaatgaacattctttttaaggcaaaacataatatttttgttctaagcatggatatgtacaatttaatgacacatcttacacaaagaatattatgtttttgaactaatgaagaacaaagtgtaaatatatgctaacaatctaaaatacatgatatttaagatgaaagaagatatttgaagaagaaaattccataaactttgttgcacaaaataggaaatcaacatacaaaataaatactatctagttacatattgtttcatcatcaccttaataatcttaaaaagattagaaactcataactaaaatagcaaatacaaactaaaaattacaaacataaataggaaaatttggaggatgaacctccaaattgttcctctaaaaatacatagaaaataaccaaaaagaagaagaagatgaagagaattgagaggttttgaatgtgtagaaattatggtatagtaacctctccCCCTCCTTcaaatggacaccctaaatcccttatttataacaaaaaatgaggtattaaaataatcaatttaaattaattaaattgattaaattaatttaattaattataatagggaaaatataggtaaattatagggtgtaataatgatgttttgggatcaaatgtgtagaaagttgggtaaaaaattggtatttttgtcaaaggggacaagggtacaaaagtgattttgttgggctcaaaatgcaCAAAAGGCAGCTGGTTTGGGTGGTTGGGTCAGGCTGGGCGTGGGCCTTGCGCCTGGTGCTGGAGTGAAAGTTAGTTGGAGACTTTGGCCTGGGGTGCTTTGGTGGAGATAAGCACAGGAGCTGAAGCTGGCAGGTGGCATTTGTCTTGGGTCTTTAGGTGGCATTTGACTAAAGCAAATAAATGGCTGAAGCTGGCTGAATGTGGTGGCTGGAGGAGAAATGATTGCTGGGAGGAGCTGGGCTTCGTGACATTGGGCCTTGGGCCTGCTGAAGAAAAAGGCCTACTTGCTTAGCtttctcccaaaaataccactttctctcatttttcttgtttttttttcaagagcccaaaaaaaatacaacatatctcctatataaaaaaaaaaacataaattaaattaaaactaaatattttcaataatcaaatatacaacataaattccatgaaaatattaattaaaacttaatttatattaaacatttaagttcaataatacaacatttttttacctcaaattaaacaacaataattcaaataattaactacaacattttacaacaaaatgactataaaaacacacaaaaatatataaaattaaaataaacccaacaaattcaaaattactttaaaacttaataaatcaattaaaaaatcaagaattaagcaacaattagcacataaaaagtggtaaaataactctattttgtagagttatcacacccccaaacttaatatttgctagtcctcgagcaaaaggaaaattaaaaacacattttttttaattggtgatgtcaaatgtttaactcaaaaattacatattggaaatagttcaaagaaaatcacaaataaaagtaaagcttatgtaattaatttgaaaagttaaaattgttttcaacaTATATACTTAACATACAAACACAAAAATATTAAATCATCATGCAAacatttagacaagcttatgcaaacaaaaataaattaaacctcaagagataatcaagtaaattctaggatttttcaaattttttttttagagatttaaagaatttaatgtttaaataaactatatccaaatatcacaaaAGCTCAAATATAATAGAAAAGTtatatattatgaaaaatatatatttaaacaaaactaacttaaaaattaaaaataaaacttaataattatttatatttttctaagaactaagaacaatttcaatcataattcttattattataaaatgaaaatcaccaaaaaaaaatttcaaacaaaacaaagaaaataatttttttttaacattatataacaaatgaaaatcacataaaaacaaataaagattttttttttttttaattttacgacaaatgaaaaacatgtataaacacaaagaaaaacacataaatacaaagaaaaatacatacacattatccccaaacttaaatgaaacattgtcctcaatgtttaataaaatagaaaaaagtaAGAAATACTCCCTTTAATGAATGCTTCATTGATTTGgctcttttgttttcttctcttcttttctttttaggcaagaagtttccttcaagcttttttttgaaaaacatgaaacaaaaacatacaacaaaaagtgaaatataaaatgaaacataaaaagtatgagttgcctcccacaaagcgctttagtttatagtctttagctcgacaataatttttttttatcttttaacctacacccaatcgatggtgtaaattttcattagtagggtgagttatgactttgatgaaaatgctataaataataattgataacatcacacctacaagaaagttagaaatatgcaattttaatggaatatcaataaaatatgaaaattgcatatctatattaggctccttttcattttgagtaaatatacaaatttgttgaattatgggctcttgaaatataattatatctttttcattttccttatgAGCCTTGAAAATTATctcatccaactcttttgttgcattagggggttggatgcatattacaagttcttcaacaacttcattctccttttcattttcaattttacTATTCGGATTGTGAATGAGTTGGTTGGGATGAACTTGTTTTTTCGACACTATAACAGTTGCAAGGCGTCCTACTATTGtatcaatttttgagattgactgagattgggctagtaagatttggtaggttgattgcatgaactgttgtagggtatcctctaaagatggactCATTTCTTGTTCAAtaggatatgataggtcggattgggcatgacttggattagacatgttgaattcatgccctattggagattgagtatgactccatgaaaaatttggattataggtgggggaaaatgggatatcaaaggattcatgcacatcatacatattattagtttctccataatttaaatttgaatgctcataatagttgtacttagaattccaactataattaaaatgatcaaTTTCaagagatatattttttttttaaagaaaaacaattaaaacagaaattaagaagagtactaaacacaaaaataaaaaataaaataaagataacataaacaatattaagaaatgaaaacaagagctaggacaagatttaagtttttttttcaagtatttttcacaatattacactaaaatattataaaaggcaaagaaaaaaaattaaataagataaaatttaggcaagagtagggaggcatagcatgccatcaaccataacaaaattaaggtaaaaattaggaggcataagtgccatcaactaaaacataagataaaagactaggaggcaaaattgccatcaactagtaacttgcaaaaataaaaaataaataaaaataacacaagataaattacaacaaaattataacaaaattaggaggcacaagtgccatcaactataaaaattaaaaggatagataggaggcacaagtgccgtcaattATATAAAAAGAACAATAAATATAactatataagtaagtttttttttttatgggtggtagaaccgtcccaaattttctttttatcttttttttttttagtttttatagatatatcttttttttagtttttttttaagtgcaaaaattaaaataactagtagaagaattcactaaccttgagataattttgtttcttttctcttgcaactccacggcaacggcgccaaaaacttgatagacccaaaacgggtatgttttaaatatttatactcgcaagcgcacaaatcgtatttatagaatagtgttcgtgtaagcacgagatcgaacccaaaggagttgtctaaaattgaaaagaaaactattataaatcaaaagtaataaattctaacctagttccaaagattgatgagattttttgtataataaaaataaaataaaagacaataataaagatattaaagacaaatatataaacataaattaaaaataaaaatcaagaaggtaaaataagattattaaggattagaatccacaaaatataagttaaataatatttataagtatattgattcccaagttttagtgatagttaaaataaatcaaactatcattttccaaatagatttattattttaagcacaaattacttctaaaaagataaaaTTTTTCTTCacatttcaaaattataatttcaaagcatttagtgtaaatcaatctaatgaaataacaaataaatcaatgaacattatttttaaggcaaaacataatatttttgttctaagcatggatgtgtacaatttaatgacacatcttacacaaagaatattatgtttttgcactaatgaagaacaaagtgtaaatatatgctaacaatccaaaatacaatgatatttaagatgaaagaagatatttgaagaagaaaattccataaacttttatgcacaaaatgggaaatcaacatacaaaataaatactatcttgttacatattgtttcatcatcaccttaataatcttaaaaagattagaaactcataactagagctgtaaatgtgggccgcccggcccggcccacatttttcgtgcctccggtaaattcaggccgggccgggccgggcccggcccatattcaattcgtgccgtgctcgtgccgatccatttttgaaagagtaggcccagcacggcccatgggcccggcccactttccttattcgagccggcccactttctatattcgggcccaaatttgggcccactttttttttgataaaaaatgtgaggatggagaattgaaccctccacctcctctttaaccatcaatggacttacaaccaaaccaaatacatttctttgtttaaattataattttagatattttttatatattttttaacaatattttacacaaaattatatcaaagataattattagaattttaatacctactaataaatgctaaaaatttaactaacaaatcttaaaataaattaatataattataaaaatataaacattgaaaaaaataagacatttattatcattttaatttattaattattgacaaataaatatttattatgattattaatgtcaaaatatcgggttttttatcgtgtcgtgctttcgggctagtttgttcgtgctttcgtgtcatgccttcgggcttgtcgtgccgtgccgtgctaagcctgtgtcgtgtcgtgccgtgcctggcccaagcccatattttttcgtgccgtgtcgtgctcgtgccggtttcgtgccgtgctcaaaagcccggcccgtatttacagctctactcataactaaaataacaaatacaaactaaaaattacaaacataaataggaaaatttggaggatgaacccccaaattgttcctctaaaaatacatagaaaataaccaaaaagaagaagaagatgaagagaattgagaggttttgaatgtgtagaaattatggtatagtaacctctccCCCTCCTTcaaatggacaccctaaatctcttatttatagcaaaaaatgaggtattaaaataatcaatttaaattaattaaattgattaaattaatttaattaattataatagggaaaatatgggtaaattatagggtgtaataacgATGTTttagggtaaaatgtgtagaaagttggATAAAATATTGGTATTTTTGTCAAAGGGGACAAGGGTACAAAAgtgattttgttgggctcaaaatgcaCAAAAGGCAGCTGGTTTGGGTGGCTGGGTCAGGTTGGGCGTGGGCCTTGCGCCTGGTGCTGGAGTGAAAGTCAGTTGAAGACTTTGGCCTGGGGTGCTTTGGTGGAGATAGGTGCAGGAGCTGAAGCTGGCAGGTGGCATTTGTCTTGGGTCTTTAGGTGGCATTTGACTAAAGCAAATAAATGACTGAAGCTGGCTGAACGTGGTGGCTGGAGGAGAAACGATTGCTGGGAGGAGTTGGGCTTCGTGACATTGGGCCTTGGGCCTGCTGAAGAAAAAGGCCTACTTGCTTAGCtttctcccaaaaataccactttctctcatttttcttgctttttttcaagagcccaaaaaaaatacaacatatctcctatataaaaaaaaaaaaacataaattaaattaaaactaaatattttcaataatcaaatatacaacataaattccatgaaaatattaattaaaacttaatttatattaaaaatttaagttcaataatacaacatttttttacctcaaattaaacaacaataattcaaataattaactacaacattttacaacaaaatgactataaaaacacacaaaaatatataaaattaaaataaacccaacaaattcaaaattactttaaaacttaataaatcaattaaaaactcaagaattaagcaacaattagcacataaaaagtggtaaaataactctattttgtagagttatcatcatcgttatttaaaaaaaaaaaaaccccgtCTCATCACATACAATTCTAAAttagaaatttatttatttatccttTTTAGAAAAAAGATATTCATTATCTAGGCAAATCAATTGTTACAGAATAAGCCCAAATAAGCTCACCTAAAAAACTAGTAGCTGAAGTAGCAAGTGCATTGCCTACCACATTCACAACACGCGAAATAGAGTAGCAAGAACCACTACCTACAacattcaataaataaataatatcggACATATTCGAAGTCAAAATCCCACCATTTTAACCCCTAGAAACCCAAGCAACAACCACCTTTGAATCACATTTTTCATCCATAACGAGTTGCCTACCTCCTTGAATAAAGCAAACTTAGTGCTCTTACCGAAGAAAGATCAACCAAGTTCAATGAATGACTTTAGACCAATAGCCTTGTGCATGGTGGCTTATAAGATCGTCTCCAAATTACTGTCTAACAAGCTTAGAGCCATATACTGTCAGAAATCATCACACCCATGCAGTCGACTTTTGTGAAAGATAGAGTCATCCACGACAACTCAATGGTGGTCCTAGAAATTCTCCATACAATGCAATAAAAAAGAAGCAAATAGGGTCAACTCCTCATTAAACTGGACTTGGAAAAGGCCTATGCTCGATTGGATTGGAATTACATGAAGACGGTACTCTCAAAATGGGGATTCCATAGTAATTTTGTCGGATGGATCATGAAGTGTGTAACATTTGCCACTTTTCCCTTCAACTCAATGGGTGACAAGTTGGATCAATAACTCCAACAAGAGGGTTGCGACAAGGTGACCCACTCTCCCCATCACTATTTGTAATAGCTTTAGATTTACTCTCTCGACTATCACTCAAAGAGGAAAGAACCATAAATTTCAAGGGATCAAAGTGGCGAGACAAGCTCCGACCATTAGCCACCTACTAATTGCAAATGATATAGTGCTGTTTGGGAGAGCTACAG
It includes:
- the LOC133824919 gene encoding glutathione S-transferase U10-like, giving the protein MESDDEVIVFGTWASAFSGRVEIALKLKGIPYKYVQEDLANKSEMLLHYNPVHKKVPVLVHKGSPISESLVILQYIDEFWSTNNYTNLLPKDPYERALIRFWANFYDHKIISAIYTICESKIGNEREKAVEELSELLKIFEEGIQRDFPRKLPFFDNENNVSFLGIVVNSYACVYPAFHETVAVIISPEKNPTFLSWVNALRENPLVKDTLPDHHRLVRSLNAYQARLSSSS